A genomic window from Purpureocillium takamizusanense chromosome 2, complete sequence includes:
- a CDS encoding uncharacterized protein (EggNog:ENOG503Q6WN), which produces MPTSKLVAIHPSFGHHVYNRTRRPPKSRFLTNINRTSPRLAGTRLTATMPAPPIPTSTSVVESAVVNAPLSAVWHLIKLHKFADWWSALKSSEEVKDVSDETDVVKWTFKDGAVVEIKQEAHSTIDHYITYSAITSSPEVSYSSILSTVRCWPVTSGKSANGTFVQWTANFSGDADAGVIQDARYKRQEGLADLARAAER; this is translated from the exons ATGCCAACT AGTAAACTTGTCGCGATACATCCATCATTCGGGCATCACGTCTACAATCGCACTCGTCGACCACCGAAGTCGCGCTTTCTCACCAACATCAATCGtacctcgcctcgcctcgccgggACGCGTCTCACAGCAACcatgcctgccccccccatccccacgtcgacgtccgtcgtcgagagcgccgtcgtcaacgccccGCTCTCGGCCGTCTGGCACCTCATCAAGCTGCACAAGTTTGCCGACTGGTGGTCTGCCCTCAAGAGCTCCGAGGAGGTCAAGGATGTCAGCGACGAGACCGACGTCGTCAAGTGGACTttcaaggacggcgccgtggtcgagATCAAGCAAGAGGCGCACAGC ACCATCGACCACTACATTACTTATAGCGCCATCACCTCGTCTCCCGAGGTGTCCTATAGCTCCATCCTGAGCACGGTCCGCTGCTGGCCCGTGACCTCGGGCAAGTCTGCAAACGGCACCTTTGTGCAGTGGACCGCAAACTTTTCCGGCGACGCAGACGCCG GTGTTATCCAGGATGCCAGGTACAAGAGACAGGAGGGTCTGGCCGACCTGGCGCGTGCGGCCGAACGATGA
- a CDS encoding uncharacterized protein (COG:S~EggNog:ENOG503PAI9~SECRETED:SignalP(1-19~SECRETED:cutsite=VSA-FP~SECRETED:prob=0.9371)): MQLKALAISLAAVVPLVSAFPITGNDVNCRASPGTDSKVVKTYAKGTDVKVTCQTNGESISGSTIWDKTGDNCYVSDFYVKTGSSGMVVGECSGGSKPPSGGSSYNGKISRKEILERANYWVSRHIPYSMSKTYPDPQGRRYRTDCSGFVSMALHANSPGYSTVSLPEIAKPISWSDIKPGDLVGTLGPGTGGAAGHVTLFKSFTDNTKKRYNTLECRGSAGCVAHVRDVGWKDGKFTSKPYRYTRVTD, from the coding sequence ATGCAACTAAAGGCACTCGCCATCTccctggcggcggtcgtccCGCTCGTCAGCGCCTTCCCCATCACCGGCAACGACGTCAActgccgcgccagcccgGGCACCGACAGCAAGGTCGTCAAGACGTACGCCAAGGGCACCGACGTCAAGGTCACCTGCCAGACCAACGGCGAGAGCATCTCCGGCTCCACCATCTGggacaagacgggcgacaaCTGCTACGTCTCCGACTTCTATGTCAAGACGGGCTCCTCGGGCATGGTCGTTGGCGAGTGCAGCGGTGGCAGCAAGCCTCCCTCGGGCGGGTCGTCCTACAACGGCAAGATCAGCCGCAAGGAgatcctcgagcgcgccaaCTACTGGGTCTCGCGCCACATCCCCTACTCCATGAGCAAGACCTACCCCGACCCCCAGGGCCGCCGCTACCGCACCGACTGCTCCGGCTTCGTCTCCATGGCCCTCCACGCCAACTCCCCCGGCTACTCCACCGTCAGCCTCCCCGAGATCGCCAAGCCCATCTCCTGGAGCGACATCAAGCCCGGTgacctcgtcggcacgcTCGGACCCGGCAccggtggcgctgctggccacgTTACCCTCTTCAAGTCCTTTACCGACAATACCAAGAAGAGGTACAACACCCTCGAGTGCCGCGGCAGCGCTGGCTGCGTGGCGCATGTTCGCGACGTCGGCTGGAAGGACGGCAAGTTCACGTCCAAGCCGTACCGATACACTCGTGTCACGGACTAA
- a CDS encoding uncharacterized protein (SECRETED:SignalP(1-23~SECRETED:cutsite=TSA-TP~SECRETED:prob=0.4577)~MEROPS:MER0017193~COG:I~EggNog:ENOG503P2VK) — translation MFWKSSLSLGLALIAASPLCTSATPTASHPPSLPTLAPVRHVNTSVLSIEYYDSAPHNAKAPVAILIHGFPYSIDTYIDVVPKLVDQGYRVIVPSLRGFGTTAFLSPTTPRSAEQAALGKDVIDLMDALKIKKAIFAGYDWGTVVVNVAAALWPDRCSGMVAANSYLIQNRATAWAVTPPDALALRWYFYVFLTPQGYSSLASDTKGWAKTLWTKNSIGWNFTDAQLDAATLAFLNPDYVAIATNFYQNRLLYAPGDPKYADLADQLDKQPLITVPSVTLDPIEAVVFPPTNGSATAKFFSGPRVHHEIPDCGEAIPLQRPQVFADAVLEVAKLASRK, via the coding sequence ATGTTCTGGAAGTCGTCTTTGTCACTTGGGCTCGCGCTCATCGCCGCGAGCCCCCTCTGCACTTCTGCCACGCCAACAGCAAGCCACCCGCCCTCCCTACCAACCCTCGCACCAGTCCGCCATGTAAACACTTCCGTGCTCTCCATCGAGTACTACGACTCCGCGCCGCACAACGCCAAGGCCCCCGTCGCGATCCTCATCCACGGCTTCCCCTACTCCATCGACACCTACATCGACGTCGTCcccaagctcgtcgaccagggcTACCGCGTCATCGTCCCGTCGCTGCGCGGCTTCGGCACCACGGCCTTcctgtcgccgacgacgccgcgcagcgccgagcaggccgccctggGCAAGGACGTCATCGACCTGATGGACGCCCTCAAGATCAAAAAGGCCATCTTCGCCGGATACGACTggggcaccgtcgtcgtcaacgtcgcggcggcgctgtggCCCGACCGATGCTCGGGCATGGTCGCCGCCAACTCGTACCTCATCCAGAACCgcgcgacggcatgggccgtgacgccgcccgacgcgctcgccctgAGGTGGTACTTTTACGTCTTCCTCACGCCGCAGGGGTACAGCTCGCTCGCAAGCGATACCAAGGGGTGGGCCAAGACGCTGTGGACCAAGAACAGCATCGGCTGGAACTTCACCGACGctcagctcgacgccgccaccctcgcgTTCCTCAACCCCGACTACGTCGCCATCGCGACCAACTTCTACCAGAACCGCCTGCTGTATGCCCCCGGCGACCCAAAGTACGCAGACCTGGCCGACCAGCTCGACAAGCAGCCCCTCATCACGGTCCCCTCTGTTACCCTCGACCCGATCGAGGCTGTGGTGTTTCCGCCGACAAACGGCAGCGCCACCGCCAAGTTCTTCAGCGGCCCCAGAGTTCACCACGAAATTCCAGACTGCGGCGAAGCCATCCCGCTGCAGAGGCCGCAGGTGTTTGCCGACGCTGTTCTGGAGGTTGCCAAGCTTGCGAGCCGCAAGTGA
- a CDS encoding uncharacterized protein (TransMembrane:1 (i12-28o)~EggNog:ENOG503P0QR) yields MSAILSVRGARALLVAAFFMAVTLIFTLRDGYRFSATRGQVDSAAPKENTDGDKPQPPEVKYIPSPTWTPPAVRDPFPALATATAAPAIPPWNTPKPGLHTHYGLDYQPPLFIGFTRTWPILLQAVVSYITAGWPPSSIHVVENTGVQHANAEGMLTLQNPFFLNHTQLRLLGVNVVRAPVLMNFAQLQNYFTYLARENNWPWYFWSHMDVLVLSYEDGLEGVTPRAGDKGYKTVYELCLAELNATRHGDDKDRWADRFFAYDHLTLVNRAAYDAVGGWDTFIPYYMNDCDMHSRLLMGGWTQRDALAGIVTDVSAVLDDFGAFYRDPSISPTFTDPNPPPPPPRKDEAKDDGKKSKREVAEIGGRTGKNAVPTNEETDYWIRLRETANSMFHYKHGSRGRNTWQLGQQGGVGEPFYYPARGVAEAIDVLTEAGREVFRRKWGHRDCDLLTGTRLKADDQWRVEKDW; encoded by the coding sequence atgtcggccatCCTCTCCGtacgcggcgcccgcgccttgcTCGTTGCCGCCTTCTTCATGGCCGTCACTCTGATTTTCACACTCCGGGATGGCTATCGCTTCAGCGCAACGCGAGGCCAGGTCGACAGTGCAGCACCTAAAGAGAacaccgacggcgacaagcccCAGCCTCCCGAGGTAAAATATATTCCGTCCCCGACGTGGACGCCTCCCGCCGTGAGGGATCCGTTCCCCGCGCTCGCcacggcgacagcggcccCGGCGATCCCTCCGTGGAACACCCCCAAGCCGGGTCTGCACACACATTACGGCCTCGACTATCAGCCGCCTCTATTCATAGGCTTCACTCGCACCTGGCCGATCCTGCTCCAGGCTGTCGTCTCCTACATCACTGCCGGATGGCCACCCTCCTCCATTCATGTTGTGGAGAATACGGGTGTCCAGCACGCAAACGCGGAGGGAATGCTCACGCTGCAGAATCCCTTCTTTCTCAACCACACGCAGCTTCGActcctcggcgtcaacgTCGTCCGGGCCCCGGTCCTGATGAACTTTGCCCAGCTGCAAAACTACTTTACCTATCTCGCCAGGGAGAATAACTGGCCGTGGTACTTTTGGAGCCACATGGACGTCCTGGTGCTGTCGTACGaggatggcctcgagggTGTGACGCCGCGGGCCGGGGACAAGGGGTACAAGACGGTGTACGAGCTCTGCCTGGCCGAGTTGAACGCGACgcgacacggcgacgacaaggaccgGTGGGCGGATCGATTCTTCGCCTACGACCACCTCACGCTGGTGAACCGCGCCGCGTACGACGCTGTTGGCGGCTGGGACACCTTCATCCCATACTACATGAACGACTGCGACATGCACTCGCGCTTGCTGATGGGGGGCTGGACACAGcgtgacgccctcgccggcatcgtcaccgatGTGagcgccgtcctcgacgactttgGCGCCTTTTACCGCGATCCGTCCATCAGCCCGACCTTTACCGATCCtaacccaccaccaccgcccccccGAAaagacgaggccaaggacgatggcaagaagagcaagcGTGAGGTAGCTGAGATCGGCGGCCGCACCGGCAAAAACGCCGTGCCGACCAACGAGGAGACCGATTACTGGATCCGCCTCCGGGAGACTGCGAACAGCATGTTCCACTACAAGCACGGCTCGCGCGGGCGCAACACCTggcagctcggccagcagggcggcgtggGGGAGCCGTTCTACTATCCGGCGcggggcgtcgccgaggccattgATGTCTTGACGGAAGCGGGTAGGGAGGTCTTCCGACGGAAATGGGGGCACCGAGACTGTGACTTGCTCACGGGGACGAGGTTAAAGGCCGACGACCAGTGGAGGGTGGAGAAGGACTGGTAG